TCCGATACGTTCCGCACGCCAGGACTGCATCTGGGCTACCGACACCTGGTCGGCAGGGGCATCGCTTTCGAGCAGGATCTCAACAATGTTGTTGTGCTCAGCCTGCAGTTCAGGCAGCGATTCGTTCAGGGTAATGGCCACGTCATTCAGGAAGATGATCGTGTCTTTGTTGGTCACAATCGCGTTGGCGTTGGCTTTCACGCTTTGCCAGATGGCATCGAAACCGGCAAATTCTTCAGCCAGGGCGGTGCGGGTATCAATGTCGGATGCGCGCAAACGATCCCAGATGCTGCCCATTTCATTGATTACGCTGGCCAGTCTGGGGAATGCCTCTTCGTTACCGGAGGTAGCTTCACGGGCCAGCGAGGTTACCTGGAACGACAAGGCGCGTAATTCAGCGGTAAGCTGCAAATAGCCCTGGTCTTTGGCAGTATTCTGCTGCACCAGATAAAAACTCAAACCCATCAATACGACCACAACCACCAGTGCGGCGCCCAAGACGCCCATCACCGGGTTGCCTCGCAAAGATGCGACGAGGCCTCTTTTTTCGTTTTTCATGCTACGCTCCTGACCAACGTTGCGTGTGTAAAATGATGCGCCTAGGCGCTACTGCTTGTATTTCCAAAAACGACGACAGTTTCCGCACTCAGCTTTCTGCTGCGTTAATAAAACGCGGCTCGACCGCCAAGTGCGCCGGACTGAATACATTCCATTGGTTCTCGCCCTGACGGTAAGCACCCTGAACAAAGGGGCTCAGTGCCTCGGGCAGATCGACCTTGTCGTCGCTGAATGTATCCACGGGAAAGTGTTGCATTCCGTACACCTGATCCACGATCAGGCCGGAGTAGATGTCATCTCGGTCGAGAATCAGTACCCGCCGCTGCTTGCGCTGGCTGGCAATTTTGGAACCAAAAAATGCCGCCAGATCAAACAATGGCAGCAACCGGCCCCGCACGTTGGCCACCCCTCTCACCCACGGCTGTACACCGGGCAGACGGGTATAGGGCGGCACTTCGAGCATTTCACTGATTTCGTCCATGGGCGCCACAAACCGGCGCCCCATGAGAGAAAAACCAATTCCACTCCAATGCGGCTTGATCGCAACCTGTGCGGGCAGACCGCGGGCGAAGTGCTTACTCCGACCGGCCAGCTCAAGCAGCGCCTGAAATGCATTGGATTTTTGCGCCTGGGCGTCAGACATGGCGTCCCCTTTTCGCCTGGATTAGGGTTACGCCATTGCCTCGGCAATGGCCTGAACCAGGGTTTTTTCGCTGATCGGCTTAGTGAGGTAAGCCTTGGCGCCCTGGCGCATACCCCAGACCCGATCGGTTTCCTGATCTTTGGTGGTCACGATAATGACCGGGATATGTGCAGTCTCGGCCGCTTTGGACAGCTGGCGCGTAGCCTG
This region of Simiduia agarivorans SA1 = DSM 21679 genomic DNA includes:
- a CDS encoding chemotaxis protein CheW; the protein is MSDAQAQKSNAFQALLELAGRSKHFARGLPAQVAIKPHWSGIGFSLMGRRFVAPMDEISEMLEVPPYTRLPGVQPWVRGVANVRGRLLPLFDLAAFFGSKIASQRKQRRVLILDRDDIYSGLIVDQVYGMQHFPVDTFSDDKVDLPEALSPFVQGAYRQGENQWNVFSPAHLAVEPRFINAAES
- the pilH gene encoding twitching motility response regulator PilH, whose product is MARVLIVDDSPTETYKLTSILEKNGHAVITAENGEQGVAVAKKERPDLVLMDIVMPGLNGFQATRQLSKAAETAHIPVIIVTTKDQETDRVWGMRQGAKAYLTKPISEKTLVQAIAEAMA